A genomic stretch from Oreochromis aureus strain Israel breed Guangdong linkage group 17, ZZ_aureus, whole genome shotgun sequence includes:
- the LOC116313792 gene encoding desmoglein-2-like codes for MTRASFPVFVLLVFALQALAVESHNSGDSLVRKRREWVLPPKPLKENFDYTKEKSIAKIRSDFQVGSNLRYSLEGVGANKYPFHVFVVDPNTGDVSVTKLLDREEIDTYNLSGVATFNDGTIAEKKIDLRIKVVDENDNSPVFPDVDPADVDELSPKGTFVTTVDAFDADEPGNVNSQIAYSIIAQNPAQDVFYIDRQNGSIFVKRPVLDRETCSKYILTIQGQDLNGDPRGNTGTTTIIINVLDVNDNSPTLEKEQYEGSIEENTQGVEVMRIKAEDMDLQGTDNWEAVFDIVKGNEAGYFSIKTDPNTNEGILMLDKAVDYEDVKNLELGLAVRNKNPLVGSGGSAASAAFGTSGGGGGGGSGGGGGGGGGGGGGGGGASGASGASGASGGSGGRFKTYPIKINVKNQPEGPRFNPKVKAIPVSEGGKSFNIKNVIASYPAVDGDTGQPAKAVKYAKGSDPDNWLTIDPETAEIKLNKMPDRESPYLVNGTYTAKILCISDDMPGKTATGTIAIQVEDSNDHCPTLTSNFQTLCTTANAVIVNANDKDAYPNGPPFQFEIIPENTKGKWNMEHLNDTAAILRSQEAFWPGVYEVEFVVKDQQGHACPEPQRMRVQVCTCEDGVVCGKRGSNGHASKTTSLGPAAIGLILAGLLLLLIIPLLLFFCLCGSTKQFPDLFSDMPDCETKSHLINYCTEGPGENTEVPLVNSLQEVDRNPLLVTTGTVKNVAAPAGSFLDYEASLTNINGMKWGTYQDGFSTDYGQEMRGFTDFHSEFNTRESSQGGLFDSMALPHYFLAQYYSQKTASGDDNLGVKDGLLVYDYEGQGSSAGSVGCSSILESDNDLQFLDDLGPKFKTLAEVCRGKTISCDDKQVLPPTPNAYINTQTSVSSSMSAQKLSPPPKLEPAISKVEQSVVMKTTEHSEIVKESTAKVKEEINTMKAGLANQGQMLLMQQQQPVYYTTTPVLQPMHYVVQPQVHNTVLLAEAPTTNLQGMVLVNNPQTGPAQGVFVQGQTLMSSGQAQGPGMVLVENGDTHSWSDGLIQAGSLSGSQTMMVVKGKAPSGSMKVLKGSQGLLVQGSTLLSEGVSGSKKVLTVGMPTISNKQLVQEGGLSKKSEVFGSEKVIYSRSSQSTALKANQ; via the exons CTCCAAGCTCTTGCTGTAGAGAGTCACAACTCTGGAGACAGTTTggtaagaaaaagaagagaatggGTTCTTCCTCCAAAACCTCTTAAAGAAAATTTCGATTACACTAAAGAGAAGTCGATTGCTAAG ATTCGATCCGATTTTCAAGTTGGCTCAAATCTTCGCTACTCCCTGGAAGGTGTTGGGGCAAACAAATATCCTTTCCATGTCTTTGTGGTTGACCCCAATACTGGTGATGTTAGTGTCACTAAACTGCTTGACAGGGAAGAGATCGATACTTACAAC TTGTCTGGTGTTGCTACGTTCAATGATGGCAcaattgcagaaaaaaaaattgacttACGAATCAAGGTTGTAGATGAGAATGACAACTCTCCAGTATTTCCAGATGTTGATCCTGCTGACGTGGATGAACTCAGTCCTAAAG GTACCTTTGTTACGACAGTCGATGCATTTGATGCTGATGAACCAGGAAATGTCAATTCTCAGATTGCTTATAGCATCATAGCTCAGAATCCAGCGCAAGATGTGTTCTACATAGACAGACAAAATGGATCCATCTTTGTTAAAAGGCCTGTTCTGGACAGAGAG ACATGTAGTAAGTACATTCTGACGATACAAGGTCAAGATCTAAATGGTGACCCCCGTGGAAACACTGGAACTACCACTATTATCATAAATGTCCTTGATGTGAATGATAATTCTCCCACACTGGAAAAAGAGCAG TATGAAGGAAGCATTGAGGAGAACACACAAGGTGTGGAGGTAATGAGAATCAAAGCAGAGGACATGGATCTACAAGGCACAGACAACTGGGAAGCTGTGTTTGACATTGTCAAAGGCAATGAGGCTGGGTATTTCAGCATTAAAACAGACCCCAACACCAATGAAGGCATCTTAATGCTTGACAAG GCTGTGGATTATGAGGATGTAAAGAACCTTGAACTAGGCTTAGCCGTCAGGAACAAGAATCCATTAGTTGGAAGTGGAGGCAGTGCAGCAAGTGCAGCATTTGGAACAAGTGGTGGAggcggtggtggtggtagtggtggaggcggtggtggtggaggtggaggtggtggaggtggaggtggtgccAGTGGTGCCAGTGGAGCCAGTGGAGCAAGTGGCGGAAGCGGTGGAAGATTTAAAACTTATCCTATCAAAATCAATGTGAAGAACCAGCCTGAGGGGCCACGTTTCAATCCTAAAGTCAAAGCTATTCCCGTCTCAGAGGGAGGGAAAtcctttaacattaaaaatgttattgcaAGCTACCCTGCAGTGGATGGGGATACTGGACAACCAGCTAAAGCAGTCAA ATATGCCAAAGGCTCAGACCCTGACAACTGGCTAACTATTGACCCGGAGACAGCTGAGATCAAACTGAACAAGATGCCTGACAGGGAATCTCCATACCTGGTCAATGGGACATATACTGCCAAAATACTCTGCATTTCAGATG ACATGCCTGGCAAAACAGCCACTGGTACGATAGCCATCCAAGTGGAAGATTCTAATGACCACTGCCCCACCCTGACCAGCAACTTCCAGACTCTGTGCACCACAGCAAATGCTGTAATTGTGAATGCTAATGATAAAGACGCATATCCTAATGGCCCCCCTTTTCAGTTTGAGATCATCCCAGAAAACACAAAAGGGAAATGGAACATGGAGCATCTAAATG ACACTGCAGCTATCTTGCGGTCTCAGGAGGCTTTTTGGCCTGGTGTTTATGAAGTGGAATTTGTGGTGAAGGATCAGCAGGGACACGCCTGCCCTGAACCTCAGAGAATGAGGGTCCAAGTTTGCACCTGCGAGGATGGAGTTGTGTGTGGAAAGCGAGGCAGCAATGGTCATGCTagcaaaacaacatcattaGGACCTGCGGCCATTGGGCTAATACTAGCGGGCCTACTACTGCTCTTAA tcattCCTCTGCTATTGTTCTTCTGCCTATGTGGATCCACTAAACAGTTTCCAGACCTCTTTAGTGACATGCCTGACTGTGAGACCAAGTCACACCTTATTAACTACTGCACCGAAGGGCCGGGAGAAAATACG GAAGTGCCTCTAGTGAATTCACTCCAAGAAGTGGATAGGAATCCCCTCCTTGTGACTACTGGCACAGTTAAAAATGTAGCAGCACCAGCGGGAAGTTTTTTGGATTACGAGGCATCTCTCACTAACATTAATGGGATGAAATGGGGCACCTATCAAGATGGTTTTTCAACTGACTACGGACAAGAAATGAGGGGTTTCACTGATTTCCATTCTGAGTTTAACACCAGAGAATCAAGTCAAGGTGGACTTTTTGATAGCATGGCCCTGCCACATTACTTCCTGGCACAGTATTACTCTCAG aagACAGCCAGTGGAGATGACAACCTTGGCGTGAAGGACGGTTTGTTGGTGTATGACTATGAGGGCCAAGGGTCCTCTGCTGGCTCAGTAggctgcagcagcattttggagTCAGACAATGACCTTCAGTTTCTCGATGACCTCGGACCAAAGTTCAAGACTCTCGCAGAGGTGTGCAGAGGCAAGACAATTTCTTGTGATGACAAACAAGTGCTACCCCCTACCCCTAATGCCTACATCAATACTCAAACCTCAGTATCAAGTTCGATGAGTGCACAAAAGCTCTCCCCTCCACCCAAACTGGAGCCTGCCATCTCCAAAGTGGAGCAGAGTGTGGTCATGAAGACAACTGAGCATTCTGAAATTGTAAAGGAAAGTACAGCCAAGGTGAAGGAAGAGATAAACACAATGAAAGCAGGGTTGGCAAATCAAGGCCAGATGCTCctgatgcagcagcagcagcctgtgtACTACACCACCACTCCTGTGTTGCAGCCAATGCATTATGTAGTCCAGCCACAGGTCCACAacactgtgctgctggctgaggcgcCAACCACCAACCTTCAAGGCATGGTGCTGGTTAACAACCCACAGACTGGACCTGCCCAAGGAGTATTTGTTCAGGGACAGACACTAATGTCCAGTGGACAAGCCCAGGGCCCTGGAATGGTGCTGGTGGAGAATGGTGACACCCATAGTTGGAGTGATGGCTTGATCCAAGCTGGGAGCTTGTCTGGGTCCCAGACCATGATGGTTGTCAAAGGCAAGGCCCCTTCAGGGTCAATGAAAGTGCTAAAGGGGAGCCAGGGTCTTCTTGTTCAGGGAAGTACTCTACTGTCAGAAGGGGTCTCAGGATCTAAGAAAGTGCTGACAGTTGGCATGCCAACTATCAGCAACAAGCAGCTGGTTCAAGAGGGAGGTCTTTCAAAGAAGAGTGAGGTCTTTGGCTCTGAAAAGGTCATCTACAGCAGGAGCAGCCAATCTACTGCCTTAAAGGCAAATCAGTAG